The proteins below are encoded in one region of Halogranum gelatinilyticum:
- a CDS encoding geranylgeranyl reductase family protein has translation MTTHEYDVVIVGAGTSGCYAAATIANEGLDVVVVERKDEEEAGHIACGDALKGADAFPEAIPKEKIEPAFTNTDVTHGRFEIPSHDTVLEIPIPGELAVLDRWEFGRLIIEGAKEAGAEFHYDTVVQDVTQDDDGTVTGITGKRKGEAVEYDAPITIDAAGALSLLQDKVDFSDATFDTNVSYSQFCSAYREIVEVEEPVEWDDALVFKPTKRAAGYLWYFPRTDTEINAGLGFQMNEQPMKLVEDLKEDLRNREEFKGAEVKDKLGASLPTRRPYDSAVAPGYMAIGDAAAHVNPTTGGGIAGAAYGGKYAGEQAVKAVGDGDVSEANLWRYNQRIMEHFGGRYAALDVYNILVTAGEVDDLESLLAALPGEQISEALYAGKTNMSWKLKAQVAIQSRDYWDVLYTFYKTKQLADKLIDHYDRYPSRPGALSGWQNYRDELMDRIYETTGAEPKY, from the coding sequence ATGACCACACACGAGTACGACGTCGTCATCGTCGGCGCGGGTACGTCCGGCTGCTACGCCGCGGCGACCATCGCGAACGAGGGACTGGACGTCGTCGTCGTCGAGCGCAAGGACGAGGAGGAGGCGGGCCACATCGCCTGTGGCGACGCGCTCAAGGGTGCGGACGCCTTCCCCGAGGCGATTCCGAAGGAGAAGATCGAACCGGCGTTCACCAACACGGACGTCACGCACGGCCGCTTCGAGATTCCGAGCCACGACACGGTCCTCGAAATCCCGATTCCGGGCGAACTCGCGGTCCTCGACCGCTGGGAGTTCGGCCGCCTCATCATCGAGGGTGCGAAAGAGGCTGGCGCGGAGTTCCACTACGACACCGTCGTCCAAGACGTGACGCAGGACGACGACGGCACGGTGACGGGCATCACGGGCAAGCGCAAGGGCGAGGCCGTCGAATACGACGCACCCATCACCATCGACGCCGCGGGCGCGCTGTCGCTCCTGCAGGACAAGGTCGACTTCTCCGATGCGACCTTCGACACCAACGTCTCCTACTCGCAGTTCTGTTCGGCCTACCGGGAGATCGTCGAGGTCGAGGAACCCGTCGAGTGGGACGACGCGCTCGTCTTCAAGCCGACGAAGCGCGCGGCGGGCTACCTCTGGTACTTCCCGCGGACGGACACCGAGATCAACGCTGGCCTCGGCTTCCAGATGAACGAGCAGCCGATGAAGCTCGTCGAGGACCTCAAAGAGGATCTCCGCAACCGCGAGGAGTTCAAGGGCGCGGAAGTGAAGGACAAACTCGGTGCCTCGCTGCCGACGCGACGGCCCTACGACTCGGCGGTCGCGCCGGGCTACATGGCCATCGGCGACGCCGCGGCCCACGTCAACCCGACGACCGGCGGCGGCATCGCCGGCGCGGCCTACGGCGGGAAGTACGCGGGCGAGCAGGCCGTGAAAGCCGTCGGCGACGGCGACGTCTCCGAAGCGAACCTCTGGCGGTACAACCAGCGGATCATGGAGCACTTCGGCGGCCGCTACGCCGCGCTCGACGTCTACAACATCCTCGTCACCGCCGGCGAGGTCGACGACCTCGAGAGCCTGCTGGCCGCACTGCCGGGCGAGCAGATCTCGGAGGCGCTCTACGCCGGGAAGACGAACATGAGCTGGAAGCTCAAGGCACAGGTCGCCATCCAGAGCCGCGACTACTGGGACGTCCTCTACACCTTCTACAAGACGAAGCAGCTCGCCGACAAGCTCATCGACCACTACGACCGCTATCCGAGCCGCCCGGGCGCGCTGTCGGGCTGGCAGAACTACCGCGACGAGCTGATGGACCGCATCTACGAGACGACCGGCGCGGAACCCAAGTACTAG
- a CDS encoding amidohydrolase, whose product MSSLSEELVAFRRDLHRHPEPAWREFYTTARIVDELETRPLDELYVGSEVLTDERLALPDEATLDEWLEQARADGAREDLLEKVAGGNTGALAVLKRGEGPTIGLRVDIDALPILESESDGHHPAANGFRSEHEGFMHACGHDGHATLGLGVLDAVIDSDFQGTLKVFFQPSEEQIAGGKPMAESGHLDDVDYLLAAHLGLDHPTGQIVAGIDGFLAVHHFHADFTGYPSHAGAKPEEGDNAVLAMATAIQNLYSISRHSDGATRVNAGLVGGGTATNIIPEESFIEGEVRGETTELMEYMREKAERVMRSAAEMHGCEVDVKTEGMAPSARSDDEIRNVVADVAGTTEGVTNVLPTDSLGGSEDATFLMQRVQEHGGKAAYIGVGTNHPGGHHTSTFDVDEESLGIGIDVLSGAILKLAQERP is encoded by the coding sequence ATGAGCAGTCTCTCCGAGGAACTCGTCGCGTTCCGTCGCGACCTGCACCGCCATCCCGAGCCCGCCTGGCGCGAGTTCTACACCACCGCCCGCATCGTCGACGAACTGGAGACGCGCCCGCTCGACGAACTCTACGTCGGCAGCGAGGTCCTCACCGACGAGCGACTCGCACTCCCCGACGAGGCGACGCTCGACGAGTGGCTCGAACAGGCCCGCGCCGACGGTGCGCGCGAGGACCTCTTGGAGAAGGTCGCGGGCGGCAACACGGGCGCGCTCGCCGTCCTCAAGCGCGGTGAGGGACCCACCATCGGTCTCCGCGTCGACATCGACGCGCTTCCCATCCTGGAATCCGAGTCCGACGGCCACCATCCTGCTGCCAACGGCTTCCGCTCGGAACACGAGGGGTTCATGCACGCCTGCGGCCACGACGGCCACGCGACGCTCGGTCTCGGCGTCCTGGACGCCGTCATCGACAGCGACTTCCAGGGCACGCTGAAGGTGTTCTTCCAGCCCAGCGAGGAGCAGATCGCGGGCGGCAAGCCGATGGCCGAGAGCGGCCATCTCGACGACGTCGACTACCTCCTCGCTGCCCATCTCGGTCTCGACCATCCGACCGGGCAGATCGTCGCCGGTATCGACGGCTTCCTCGCGGTGCACCACTTCCACGCCGACTTCACGGGGTACCCCTCACACGCCGGTGCGAAGCCCGAGGAGGGCGACAACGCCGTCCTCGCGATGGCGACGGCCATCCAGAACCTCTACAGCATCTCGCGGCACTCAGACGGCGCGACCCGCGTCAACGCCGGACTCGTCGGCGGTGGCACCGCGACGAACATCATCCCCGAGGAGTCGTTCATCGAGGGCGAGGTTCGCGGCGAGACGACCGAGCTGATGGAGTATATGCGCGAGAAGGCCGAGCGAGTCATGCGCTCTGCAGCCGAGATGCACGGCTGCGAGGTCGACGTCAAGACCGAAGGCATGGCTCCGAGTGCCCGCAGCGACGACGAGATTCGCAACGTCGTCGCCGACGTCGCGGGCACCACCGAGGGCGTCACCAACGTCCTCCCGACCGACTCGCTCGGCGGCAGCGAGGACGCGACGTTCCTCATGCAGCGCGTCCAAGAGCACGGCGGCAAGGCGGCCTACATCGGCGTCGGCACGAACCACCCCGGCGGCCACCACACGAGCACGTTCGACGTCGACGAGGAGTCGCTCGGAATCGGCATCGACGTCCTCTCAGGTGCGATTCTGAAGCTGGCCCAAGAGCGGCCCTGA
- a CDS encoding Na+/H+ antiporter NhaC family protein, giving the protein MSNVETSSSTEPELSFRGGRLVSALPIAFFIAWAIVQSGLLGIGDTTGLVAGMLVGLIVGLFFVKGPWKTYADVIFEGMTRRVAATAIVAWLWAGMFAQTIQVGGFVDGLVWASTALNVGAALFPALTFLFAALLATGIGTGYGTAIAFTGLVFPAGILLGANPVLLFGAILSGAVFGDNLAPVSDTTIVSAVTQNADIGGVVASRVKYAIVAAVLAFVAYLVAGAQLAGQPMEVGSDVAAGVGPLGLVHLLSIAVVIVTAVAGRHIIEAVSWGLVVSAVLNLVLGLAAPSDMIAFNAPEGAALVSVLDSLPVFGAFVVPVDPANAGVGGSLYTGAAGFFPLIVLTVLLVASAEIMRAGGGFDAIQDFLVSTVATTVRRAEMTMVLGTALVNATVTINTAAEIAIAPYIRSLGERFNINGYRRANILDANTSALGYIFPWGGGLLAGYGAMQNLVGSQATPWFTQSMMVNPASVFPYVFHGWFLVAVFIVAAWTGFGREYVPDRQSEEVSRV; this is encoded by the coding sequence ATGAGCAACGTCGAAACCAGTTCATCGACCGAACCAGAGCTGTCGTTCCGTGGGGGGCGTCTCGTCAGCGCGCTGCCCATCGCATTCTTCATCGCCTGGGCCATCGTCCAGAGCGGACTGCTCGGAATCGGGGACACAACAGGACTGGTCGCCGGGATGCTCGTCGGCCTCATCGTCGGTCTCTTCTTCGTGAAGGGACCGTGGAAGACCTACGCCGACGTCATCTTCGAGGGGATGACCCGCCGGGTCGCCGCGACCGCCATCGTCGCGTGGCTCTGGGCCGGGATGTTCGCCCAGACCATCCAGGTCGGCGGCTTCGTCGACGGTCTCGTGTGGGCGTCGACCGCCCTGAACGTCGGTGCCGCGCTCTTTCCGGCACTGACGTTCCTCTTCGCCGCGCTGCTGGCGACGGGCATCGGGACCGGCTACGGGACCGCCATCGCCTTCACCGGTCTCGTCTTCCCCGCCGGTATCCTGCTCGGGGCGAACCCCGTCCTGCTGTTCGGTGCCATCCTCTCGGGAGCCGTCTTCGGCGACAACCTCGCACCCGTGAGTGACACCACCATCGTGTCCGCGGTGACGCAGAACGCCGACATCGGTGGCGTCGTCGCCTCCCGTGTCAAGTACGCGATTGTCGCGGCCGTACTGGCGTTCGTCGCCTACCTCGTCGCCGGTGCGCAGCTGGCCGGTCAGCCGATGGAGGTCGGCAGCGACGTGGCCGCGGGCGTCGGTCCGCTCGGTCTCGTCCACCTGCTCTCCATCGCGGTGGTCATCGTGACGGCCGTCGCCGGCCGCCACATCATCGAGGCCGTCTCGTGGGGACTCGTCGTCTCCGCGGTGCTCAACCTCGTGCTCGGTCTCGCCGCGCCGAGCGACATGATCGCCTTCAACGCGCCCGAGGGCGCAGCACTCGTCTCCGTCCTCGACAGCCTCCCGGTCTTCGGGGCGTTCGTCGTCCCGGTCGACCCGGCCAACGCCGGTGTCGGCGGCAGCCTCTATACGGGCGCAGCGGGCTTCTTCCCGCTCATCGTCCTGACCGTCCTGCTCGTCGCCAGTGCCGAGATCATGCGCGCCGGTGGCGGCTTCGACGCGATTCAGGACTTCCTCGTCAGCACCGTCGCCACGACGGTCCGCCGCGCGGAGATGACGATGGTGCTCGGCACCGCGCTCGTCAACGCGACGGTCACCATCAACACCGCCGCCGAGATCGCCATCGCGCCGTACATCCGCAGCCTCGGCGAGCGGTTCAACATCAACGGCTACCGCCGCGCCAACATCCTCGACGCCAACACCTCCGCGCTCGGATACATCTTCCCGTGGGGCGGCGGTCTGCTCGCGGGCTACGGGGCGATGCAGAACCTCGTCGGCTCGCAGGCGACCCCGTGGTTCACCCAGTCGATGATGGTCAATCCGGCGTCGGTCTTCCCGTACGTCTTCCACGGCTGGTTCCTCGTCGCCGTCTTCATCGTCGCCGCGTGGACCGGCTTCGGCCGTGAGTACGTGCCGGACCGCCAGAGCGAGGAGGTGAGCCGCGTATGA
- a CDS encoding DUF7513 family protein, whose amino-acid sequence MNVKKLLAGWSFRTSTPDYAVGDELTAFVTGTDGSTPIVRIGDTVIQLPDADGDGELVEKRVRLRVTEFDAQRHEGAGELLSVFDDEE is encoded by the coding sequence ATGAACGTCAAGAAACTGCTCGCCGGCTGGAGCTTCCGGACGAGCACGCCCGACTACGCCGTCGGCGACGAACTCACCGCCTTCGTCACCGGGACGGACGGCTCGACGCCCATCGTCCGCATCGGCGACACGGTGATTCAGCTGCCGGACGCAGACGGCGACGGCGAACTCGTCGAGAAGCGGGTTCGACTCCGCGTCACCGAGTTCGACGCGCAGCGTCACGAGGGCGCAGGCGAACTACTCTCCGTCTTCGACGACGAGGAGTAG
- a CDS encoding uS10/mL48 family ribosomal protein, which translates to MTFVTKLSFQSGDRAVLDDVVSDLKAMIERKGAECKGPHSSPPEHVRVPQYRNLAPGDEFSSWDYTVYARKLEIHGADHIAREVGHMEFPASVHVEIEVEQKKPLGHRRN; encoded by the coding sequence ATGACCTTCGTCACCAAACTCAGCTTTCAGAGCGGTGACCGCGCCGTCCTCGACGACGTGGTCTCCGACCTGAAAGCCATGATCGAACGCAAAGGCGCGGAGTGTAAAGGCCCCCACTCGTCGCCGCCCGAGCACGTCCGCGTCCCACAGTACCGCAACCTCGCCCCCGGCGACGAGTTCTCGTCGTGGGACTACACCGTCTACGCGCGCAAACTGGAGATCCACGGTGCCGACCACATCGCGCGCGAGGTCGGCCACATGGAGTTCCCCGCGAGCGTCCACGTCGAGATCGAAGTCGAACAGAAGAAGCCGCTCGGCCACCGCCGCAACTGA
- a CDS encoding bis(5'-nucleosyl)-tetraphosphatase yields MTVEAVSAGAILFRDTRGRREYLLLKSRPGDWEFPKGGVEGNEELQQTAIREVKEEAGIGDFRLIDGFREDYDYVFEANGKTIHKTVHLFIARSFEASAELSKEHRDLQWRDYEQAINTITQDGPREILERAHQYLDDLAEQDEEDGTTTYLG; encoded by the coding sequence ATGACGGTAGAAGCGGTCAGTGCTGGAGCCATCCTCTTCCGCGATACCCGCGGCCGACGGGAGTATCTGCTCCTGAAGAGCCGCCCGGGGGACTGGGAGTTCCCGAAGGGCGGGGTCGAGGGGAACGAGGAGCTTCAGCAGACGGCAATCAGAGAAGTCAAAGAGGAGGCGGGCATCGGTGATTTCCGCCTCATCGACGGATTCCGCGAGGACTACGACTACGTGTTCGAGGCGAATGGCAAGACCATCCACAAGACGGTCCATCTGTTCATCGCCCGCTCGTTCGAGGCCAGCGCGGAACTGTCGAAAGAGCATCGCGACCTGCAGTGGCGCGACTACGAGCAGGCCATCAACACCATCACGCAGGACGGTCCCCGCGAGATTCTCGAACGCGCCCACCAGTATCTCGACGACCTGGCCGAACAGGACGAGGAGGACGGGACGACGACCTACCTCGGCTGA
- a CDS encoding DUF5787 family protein: protein MTYGDAEFGFELLACRWAELAWPPDERRDSAVFVSRQLGTQKRRWDTIVVECDPEGFAARAQFGEDALDSDLLHVVRNAPAEWTYYRDALPHPGYPWRYVREAIHRAAARGVVEKRKQGNRIEIRRVAPYPDWVRRIVAIENKPDLDASAARALSAQLEHDVETALADEVWVATAATGASVEPALLEDLPVDVGILTLDFSRGVVADAADVVWHPSTLDVASDSDAFDADEKADRRLEIAERAYGKGWRSFHETMRPDCRGFELRREGRALVPWCATKECGQTAAQCSGSCAEFSPEPPQWRTGGWPIEGGPGKGIKQLLEGRREWVRERETE, encoded by the coding sequence GTGACCTACGGCGACGCCGAGTTCGGCTTCGAACTGCTCGCCTGCCGGTGGGCCGAGTTGGCCTGGCCGCCCGACGAGCGACGCGACTCGGCCGTCTTCGTCTCCCGCCAGTTGGGCACGCAGAAGCGTCGCTGGGACACCATCGTCGTCGAGTGCGACCCGGAGGGATTCGCTGCTCGCGCGCAGTTCGGCGAGGACGCGCTCGACTCCGACCTCCTGCACGTCGTCCGCAACGCACCCGCAGAGTGGACGTACTACCGCGACGCGCTCCCCCATCCGGGCTATCCGTGGCGCTACGTCCGTGAGGCCATCCACCGCGCGGCGGCTCGCGGCGTCGTCGAGAAGCGAAAGCAAGGAAATCGAATCGAGATCCGGCGGGTCGCGCCGTACCCCGACTGGGTGCGACGCATCGTCGCCATCGAGAACAAGCCGGACCTCGACGCCAGCGCGGCGCGCGCGCTCTCGGCCCAACTCGAACACGACGTCGAGACCGCCCTCGCCGACGAGGTGTGGGTGGCGACGGCGGCGACGGGCGCGAGCGTCGAACCCGCCTTGCTCGAAGACCTGCCGGTCGACGTGGGCATCCTCACGCTCGACTTCTCGCGGGGCGTCGTCGCCGACGCGGCCGACGTGGTGTGGCATCCGAGCACGCTCGACGTCGCGAGCGACAGCGACGCCTTCGACGCCGACGAGAAGGCCGACCGTCGCCTCGAAATCGCCGAACGCGCCTACGGCAAGGGTTGGCGGTCGTTCCACGAGACGATGCGGCCGGACTGTCGGGGCTTCGAACTCCGGCGGGAGGGTCGCGCGCTCGTCCCGTGGTGTGCGACGAAAGAGTGTGGCCAGACTGCCGCGCAGTGTTCGGGGTCCTGTGCGGAGTTCTCGCCCGAGCCGCCGCAGTGGCGGACGGGCGGCTGGCCAATCGAAGGCGGACCGGGAAAAGGCATCAAGCAGCTGTTGGAGGGGCGGCGCGAGTGGGTCCGAGAAAGGGAAACAGAGTAA
- a CDS encoding DUF5797 family protein — MTLDEEEQERLVDIVKLQPTKNKELQKRWGLESGSEVHQYLEGHLKDYYYRDDKSLIRATAEAAELVGVDPGVEGEEAEEGGVPSIIRVPELESQVFQVVAGPDDRSESVVSVLNKLRAEFDIDPEAGDVRSALQSLRRKGVVEVVYRTVPTFKLAVERDDVEVEVV, encoded by the coding sequence ATGACACTCGACGAGGAGGAACAAGAGCGGCTGGTGGATATCGTCAAACTCCAGCCGACGAAGAACAAGGAACTCCAGAAGCGGTGGGGGCTGGAGAGCGGCAGCGAGGTCCACCAGTATCTCGAAGGCCATCTGAAGGACTACTACTACCGCGACGACAAGAGTCTGATTCGCGCGACGGCCGAGGCGGCCGAACTCGTCGGCGTCGACCCCGGCGTCGAAGGCGAGGAGGCCGAGGAGGGCGGCGTCCCGAGTATCATCCGCGTCCCCGAACTCGAATCGCAGGTCTTCCAGGTCGTCGCCGGTCCCGACGACCGCTCGGAGAGCGTCGTCAGCGTGCTCAACAAACTCCGCGCGGAGTTCGACATCGACCCCGAGGCGGGCGACGTCCGGAGTGCTCTGCAGAGCCTCCGCCGGAAGGGCGTCGTCGAAGTCGTCTACCGGACCGTCCCGACGTTCAAGCTGGCTGTCGAACGCGACGACGTGGAAGTCGAAGTCGTCTGA
- a CDS encoding enoyl-CoA hydratase/isomerase family protein, which yields MSWDTVTLDFDGDVATLTVNRPDAMNALNVETLEAMGEALDEAEAEGARALVITGAGDKAFIAGADISHMRELSTTEAQAYSELGHRVFDAIESFPAPVIAAVNGYAFGGGCEVALACDLRVASERAVIGQPEIDLGLVPGWGGTQRLPRLVGDEHARRLIFFGERVDASDAYELGLVGEVVAHDQLDGHVADMAAELAAKPKHAMRVAKEALNAVHEEPQQAGLAFERRAWSGLFGTHDQREGAAAFLEKRDPDFE from the coding sequence ATGTCTTGGGACACCGTGACACTCGACTTCGACGGCGACGTCGCCACGCTGACCGTCAACCGCCCCGACGCGATGAACGCGCTCAACGTCGAGACGCTCGAAGCGATGGGCGAGGCACTCGACGAGGCCGAAGCCGAGGGGGCGCGTGCGCTCGTCATCACCGGCGCGGGCGACAAGGCGTTCATCGCCGGCGCGGACATCAGCCATATGCGCGAGCTCTCGACGACGGAGGCGCAGGCCTACTCCGAACTCGGCCACCGCGTGTTCGACGCCATCGAGTCGTTCCCCGCGCCGGTCATCGCCGCGGTCAACGGCTACGCCTTCGGCGGCGGCTGCGAGGTCGCGCTCGCCTGCGACCTCCGAGTGGCGAGCGAGCGCGCCGTCATCGGCCAGCCCGAGATCGACCTCGGGCTGGTTCCGGGCTGGGGCGGCACCCAGCGGCTCCCCCGACTCGTCGGCGACGAGCACGCTCGGCGGCTGATCTTCTTCGGCGAGCGCGTCGACGCCAGCGACGCCTACGAACTCGGTCTCGTCGGCGAGGTCGTCGCCCACGACCAGCTGGACGGGCACGTCGCCGACATGGCCGCCGAACTCGCCGCGAAGCCGAAACACGCGATGCGAGTCGCGAAAGAGGCACTCAACGCGGTCCACGAGGAGCCACAGCAGGCGGGACTCGCCTTCGAACGCCGGGCGTGGAGCGGACTGTTCGGCACCCACGACCAGCGTGAGGGAGCCGCAGCGTTCCTTGAGAAGCGCGACCCTGACTTCGAGTGA
- a CDS encoding DUF5789 family protein yields the protein MNMVKLSRVESLFEDLDFPVTRDEAATEFSDTTVQLADGEANLGEMLSEAQAERFHGADELYAALNNTLPIEAVGEPGQSDGDA from the coding sequence ATGAATATGGTGAAGCTGAGCCGAGTCGAATCGCTGTTCGAAGACCTCGACTTCCCGGTGACGCGTGACGAGGCGGCGACAGAGTTCTCGGACACGACGGTTCAGTTGGCCGACGGCGAGGCCAACCTCGGAGAGATGCTCTCGGAGGCACAGGCAGAGCGGTTCCACGGGGCGGACGAACTCTACGCGGCACTGAACAACACGCTCCCCATCGAAGCCGTCGGCGAGCCGGGACAGTCCGACGGCGACGCCTGA
- a CDS encoding transcription factor S, with amino-acid sequence MEFCDDCGSMMKTDGDHWVCGSCGAEKLRDSAKEAQMVTTQGQQKSEIVDVSDAEDKGLPTTKVHCPKCENDRAYWYMQQIRSADESETRFFVCTECEHKWREDDH; translated from the coding sequence ATGGAATTCTGTGACGACTGCGGTTCGATGATGAAGACGGATGGCGACCACTGGGTCTGCGGCAGCTGTGGCGCGGAGAAGCTCCGCGACAGTGCCAAGGAAGCGCAGATGGTTACGACGCAGGGCCAACAGAAGAGCGAAATCGTCGACGTCAGCGACGCCGAGGACAAGGGACTGCCGACGACGAAGGTCCACTGTCCGAAGTGTGAGAACGACCGCGCCTACTGGTATATGCAGCAGATCCGCTCCGCCGACGAGTCCGAGACACGCTTCTTCGTCTGTACCGAGTGCGAACACAAGTGGCGCGAGGACGACCACTAG
- a CDS encoding DUF6517 family protein gives MATLPAVASDRIDGWRLVDERVETPFDVRLVTVTAATAVYEDPELATAVRDATGSDGPGRFFLTSHVSLKPQPPVSGTLRKLVTDRASRSFADQLRERGFTRVERTDERAFSVAGADARLVAYDGQCPVGDLTVDVQGWLAVWETDGDFFLAGGAYPTGVSGGRRDGGDAAQEVEELQKRLEPGRFREELFELVRSVQPGERR, from the coding sequence ATGGCCACGTTGCCAGCCGTCGCGAGCGACCGCATCGACGGCTGGCGACTCGTCGACGAACGCGTCGAGACGCCGTTCGACGTCCGACTCGTCACAGTCACGGCGGCGACGGCCGTCTACGAAGACCCCGAACTCGCGACGGCCGTCCGTGACGCGACAGGGAGCGACGGTCCGGGCCGGTTCTTTCTCACGAGTCACGTATCCCTCAAGCCACAGCCCCCGGTATCGGGGACGCTCCGAAAACTCGTGACCGACCGCGCGAGTCGGAGCTTCGCGGACCAGCTCCGCGAACGGGGCTTCACTCGGGTCGAACGGACCGACGAACGCGCGTTCTCCGTCGCGGGCGCGGACGCTCGGCTCGTCGCCTACGACGGGCAGTGTCCGGTCGGCGACCTCACGGTCGACGTCCAGGGCTGGCTCGCGGTCTGGGAGACGGACGGCGACTTTTTCCTCGCCGGTGGCGCGTATCCGACCGGCGTCAGCGGTGGACGGCGTGACGGCGGCGACGCAGCTCAAGAGGTCGAAGAACTACAGAAGCGGTTGGAACCGGGTCGGTTCCGCGAGGAGCTGTTCGAACTCGTTCGGTCGGTACAGCCGGGCGAGCGTCGGTAG
- a CDS encoding tRNA (adenine-N1)-methyltransferase — translation MILLVHGDREYLRAPGDELHTDLGIVEVPEDVEPGQVLESHLGDEFVVREPRGPDLFNHFERTGAPMMPRDVGLLVGHTGAAMGDKVLDAGTGTGVLSAYLGRLGAEVTTYERKAEFAEVARENMDLAGVTDNVDVRTGDVTDHLDDLSGFDLLTLDTENAPEVVEHAPDLLVSGGFVAVYSPFVENSRASVEAAREAGLTDIETFETIQRHMDFGDRGSRPSTAGVGHTAYLTFARYE, via the coding sequence GTGATACTCCTCGTCCACGGCGACCGAGAGTATCTCCGCGCACCGGGCGACGAACTACACACCGACCTCGGCATCGTCGAGGTGCCCGAGGACGTCGAACCCGGACAGGTACTGGAGTCACATCTGGGCGACGAGTTCGTCGTCCGCGAGCCGCGCGGCCCGGACCTGTTCAACCACTTCGAGCGGACCGGCGCGCCGATGATGCCGCGTGACGTGGGGCTCCTCGTCGGCCACACCGGCGCGGCGATGGGTGACAAGGTACTGGACGCCGGAACCGGAACGGGCGTCCTCTCGGCGTATCTCGGCCGACTTGGTGCCGAGGTGACCACCTACGAGCGGAAAGCCGAGTTCGCCGAGGTCGCCCGCGAGAACATGGACCTCGCTGGCGTCACGGACAACGTGGACGTGCGCACCGGCGACGTGACCGACCATCTCGACGACCTCTCGGGCTTCGACCTGCTGACCTTGGACACGGAGAACGCGCCCGAGGTCGTCGAACACGCGCCGGACCTGTTGGTGTCGGGTGGCTTCGTCGCCGTCTACTCGCCGTTCGTCGAAAACTCGCGCGCTTCGGTCGAGGCTGCCCGCGAGGCCGGACTGACAGATATCGAGACGTTCGAGACCATCCAGCGGCATATGGACTTCGGCGACCGCGGCTCGCGGCCGTCGACCGCGGGTGTCGGCCACACGGCCTATCTGACGTTCGCGCGTTACGAGTAG
- a CDS encoding nascent polypeptide-associated complex protein, producing the protein MFGGGGMNPRKMKQMMKQMGIDVTELEAEEVIIRTADEELVFDGAQVTRMDAQGQETYQIVGEPTSRPVGAGDASAVEAGEESAGSDIPDSDIQIVAQRAGVGKDEAREALEAENGDLAAAISRLE; encoded by the coding sequence ATGTTTGGAGGCGGCGGTATGAACCCGCGGAAGATGAAGCAGATGATGAAACAGATGGGCATCGACGTCACGGAGCTCGAGGCCGAGGAGGTCATCATCCGGACGGCCGACGAGGAGCTCGTCTTCGACGGCGCGCAGGTCACGCGCATGGACGCGCAGGGCCAGGAGACCTACCAGATCGTCGGCGAGCCGACGTCGCGGCCGGTCGGTGCTGGCGACGCCAGCGCCGTCGAGGCCGGTGAGGAGTCCGCCGGCAGCGACATCCCGGACTCGGACATCCAGATCGTCGCCCAGCGCGCGGGCGTCGGCAAGGACGAGGCACGCGAAGCTCTCGAAGCCGAGAACGGCGACCTCGCGGCCGCCATCTCCCGGCTCGAGTGA